DNA from Centroberyx gerrardi isolate f3 chromosome 20, fCenGer3.hap1.cur.20231027, whole genome shotgun sequence:
ATGTTACTACTACTTAGCAGTTTGGGATATTGGGAACTGAAACACAGACCTTACAGCTAATGCTAGTCGGTGACAGTGGCATCTAGTTAGTTAAGCTTGGGCCAGCTGATAGATAACTCTTTCCAACAAACATCCAGATAGTTGACAAGGCCATCTCACTTTGGATTGCACTCGCCATTTGATTTGGGCATGGTGGAATTGCTTATAAAGACAGCATtggttaacgttacataaacAACCCAGAATAACTGACGTTAGCAGCTAAGTCGATCGTGCTAGCGAGTTAGCCCTTTTCGTGAGGTGAGGCAAACAAAAAGGTCGGGGAAACTGCAGCAACAATTGCGACTTCATAAACGATATAGCAACCATTATCGTATAATTTTAACCCTTTGATCAGTACATCACATTGTTCTGTTATATTTATCGCCGAACTCACCTGTGTGTTAAATTATAACGTTAGTTGTCCGGGATCTTCTGTTGTTATTAGCTCGAAGGCTAGCTGGCTGGAGAACTGGCAAATCTCGACAGTGTTGTCTCGTCAACAGCGCCCCCTGTTGTATCGGCGTGATACAGACATTTCACGGACCACGGACTTAAAACCCAAAACCCAATAATTTAGATGGTTTGTCACAACTGCAAATGAGTAAATAACCAACTGTGTTATGTCTGTAGGTTGTTAATATGGACGAACACATTTATCTTAATTTAATCAGCAGAGTGGGTGAGCTATTGCTGTGCTTTAATTACAGCGTGTCAAGATTAAAGCACATCGAAAGACTGATAAGGTTGTATTTAATTAAGCTGTAGATGGAATTAATCTCTGCATTCATCAGTTCACCTTCAAGGCCACTCCACTACTTGTTCAACCTCTAATGTTCACGACCTAACGTTATTTTTAGTGATTGTATCTCCCACATGGGCTCTAGCAGAGCAATGAGTTTTCATTAATATACTTCTAATATCTGTCTTTGGACCAAGAACTCAGATTCTTCTCAGTGTAAGGTTGAGACTGCAGTTACCAGttcaaaataatgacttagtgCCATCTAATGGATATCTTGGGCCAAGCAGGCAACAGTACAATTTATATGCTACAGTTTTTCTCAAGTGATTCGGCATTTCTCTCCAAACTAAGGTTCAAACAGTAAACACAGCCACATAAATAGACTTTCATTTTGCAAATCTGCCCACATGGATGGGTTTCAAACCACTTATGTACCAGTGGTGAATGATGGAACCACACAATGTCCCAAACTCTCATGCCTTCTGGTCCCTGTAGGCCCAGACTCTTTAAGAGGTACAAGGATATCACTGAGGCAATCCAAGAAAACTGAATCTTGCCGCATTGCAGGGGCCCAAAACAAAATTATGGCACACTACCCCATTCTAGCGTTGCCTCCACATTGACCAGAGCCATTGACAGGGGCAATTACATTCCTcatgctccttttttttttgttagactGAAGCCAACTTCATCAACTTAATGCATTATTGGTTTGGCTGCCACATAGTTCCACAATCCTCTAAAGAAAACAGTTTGGTCAGTCTCTAAAGAAAACAGTTTGGTCAGTCATTATGGTGCTGTAGCATTAAAACTTCTGCTTTTATAGAAACACTAATTTCatgaaatacaatgaaaacagATTGGACAGCTGCGTTAACCATTTTGAAAGCATCGATCTTAGTTGGGATAAAGCTGCCAAATTGAGAAAAACTGTCAAGAGGAACATACTGCCCAATCCCCAAATTAACTACAGACTCTTCTAATCGATCAATTCTTTCATTGCTCATCAGTCTTATTCATATCGTCCGCCAGGCTTCCTCCTTATAACTGTGTGGCAAGTACAACATAGTGGGTTGAGACTGCATAGTTTAGTAAGAGGGAAAATCAAATGACATCCATCATCACCTGACTGTTTCCAAAGAATGACGATCTAGATTgaagaacacttaaaaaaaccCAACTTGAAATTCAAACCGTTTCCTCGTGGGTCAATCAAGCCACCTACCAAAGTGGCAGGTTTGcagttaaaaatgtattacatcTTCAATGGCTACCGATGAAGCACAGAGAAACATATAAGAACTTATTTACAGAATTTTATTTCAAGATTTCTCTCATTATTTTAGAAGTTTGGACATCTTCCTGGTTGCAGGTTATCAGAGAAGAAAGTGCCACAATGAAATCATAAATGAAGTAAGAAAGGTGAGGCATACTATCCATGCAATGTTATATAGTAATGACAAAAAGATCATCAAGCCAATGCTGTGATGAAAGTTGTAAGGATACTAGGGTGCTTCTCTCTTTTAATGGGTAACGCATATGATACACAAATAAGTAAAGCCACACAAACTTCTTTTCAGACAAATAAAACTGACCACCTGGTAAAGCATGTTAGAAAATATTTACACTATTCAGGATGACTTGATTTACATTTCCAGGAAATTAAACAGGCTTAAAAGTGGAGACGTCACTTGTCCAATAAAATGCACAATGTAATTAAAATCTGTAGAAGTCCATACCAAGAGATCGACAACCAAACGGCAAAAAATGTAGATGTGTGAAGCGTCTCATCTCCTCTGTTTGGGGATGACAACATTTCCACTGGTTGCAATGGGGATCAGGAGCTTGCGATACTCCATAGGGAGATATTTCTCAATCAGCACTTGAACCGGCACCTTGTCATTCACATAACCCTGTCTGGAGagtgtgaaaacacacaaagcaagttaactgtaatgaaaaatgtcaggtgttttttgtatttgtatcatTTGCAATGTTTGTGCCCTGATAGACCATCATTGCAAATCCAGTCTTCTACATTAACTTAGGTGTGTAAATTAAGTTTGAATTAAAAGAATGTTGCATGTAGAATGCATTGTTAAATGGGAATATCATGATATTCACGCATTCACGTTATTTCAGTGACCTAGGACCTGCCAATCAGTATTTGTGACCATTTACTAATCGcaacataaataaaagttagaaagcagagaaagaagCATCAATGTAATTTTAGATTGTGGAGTCACTCgatttactgtaaatagagGATTGGCTTTATGGCCTCAtacaatgtactgtatgtttgaagttttgaaaagtttgtttttaaaacagtaaatCCCTCTTGGtactcctctttttctcccccaaTACCCCCATTTCCAACTGCTTTTTAAAGGAATTGTACATCAGTGTGTGAGCAACTCTGTGCTTTACAGGTTCCTTGTTCTGGCTATAGGGGATAGAGATGAATGATCACAAATgcaaactgaatgaaaaaacaTATGAAATAAAAAGCATATGAAAAACATCCTTGAACACTGAAATTCAATGATTATCCACTTaaactgcacacatacacaaacacctaCCTTTTCAACAGAAGTTCAACATCCTCAACATCAATGGTTTTCCTCTTTGCATGTGTAGCATACGCCTCCAAGTCCTCCGCCAGTCGGTCAAAGAACTTATCCATTCTGTTAACCAATGACATTACATCAGTATTCTCCACAATACAATGAAGCAGGTGAATAAACGTAGTGAAATCCATGACATCTTCACCGTGTTACAGTGCAAAACGAAAAAAGCATCCCCATGTCAACACAGATTTTATTCTATTGTGGAAACCCAGTGTGTACATAGCACTGTGCCATGGGTTGGTAGTTACAAATGATATCAATCCAGGAGGCTGCTATCTTTATGGACAATCAATGGAACAGAGCATTCAGTGTAAATCCTGTTGATAGATAGAAAGTTTTCTAACTAGCCAAGTTATGTAATTAATTCACTACTTTTCAGTTAGTCAAGTGGTTCAACTGCAAATATAAACTTGTTGTTTAACTAGGTAAGAAATGTTTAGTCTCTCAACACCTCTATAGACATAGTTGCTTACATCTCTTTCAGGACAGGGTACACATCAGGAGAGACCTTTGTCTTGGCAAAGTGCTTGAACACGCCCATAAGGTAGCTCTTGGGAAGGCCTGGTTCCTTCTTGGCTGGCCTTGTCTTCACTGCGGTCACTCTCTTAGGTTTAGCTGGAGCTAAACTTTCAGCTGCAGCACTGGTGGCATAAACAGTTAAAGTACCATGACCTAATTGTTATATTGTTTTCCACAGAAACAAATTACATCTGACATTCTCCACCATGTGTACAACATATTTTATCACCCTGGGACCGAGTCAAACCATTTCAAAGGGTATtgttaaatgtcaaaaaatgcaGGGTCGTCAGTAAGCAACAAGCCAGTTTATCCTCAATTCCTAAGAAGATGATATTTTGAGAGTACAAGGTTTGCATGTTCCAGTGCAACATGGAGTGTGACTTGCCTGGCCTGAATATTTTTAAGATTAGTAGGTGAAGTCAGAGGATcacggggggaaaaaatccttttctctctgacaAATGCAGGAGTCTTCATGGAGAGCTCTAAAGAATTTAGAAAATAGAATAATCAGTCATTCCATTCTTTTcccataacaaaaaaaaaattgtatggAAGAAAGACTGACCTTCACTCTGATCACtatctccctcatcctcccactcctcttccTGGTCTGCAGGGCCCTGAGCGGCATCCTGTTCAGGAGAAGTACCACTGAGGTGAACGCTGTCCTCCGCATCATCGGCCAGAAGAAGAATGGAGTTCTCTTTTTCAATACCAGGGCTGGCCTCTGCTCTACTAGCGTCTTCCTGGGCATTTCCTTGGGGTGAGGATGAGGCCGAGTCAGGGATCCCAACTTCAGGCGGACTGCTCTCACTGCTTCCCATGTCCAGGCTGGTGTGGAAATCACCATCGCTGTGTCTTTTGGACTCTACACGCAAAGAAATAACTTAGTTGTTAAATAAGAAATCTCACTTTTAATACGTTGCCATGCACTTGGGATAGCTTATGTCActtttgtttcacttttttgtGTCATGTTGCCTAATAGTCAGCTGACAATGACAAATACAGTGAGAGATAATATTTGTTGACATGCTTACCAGCCTCTGTGGCTCTGGGTCCTGTAAGAGGCATGAGTCCAGCCTCAGAGCGATGAGCCCTTCGACTGATGTGCTCCACATCATGAGGCTGCTCAACGTCTTCGGCTTCCTGCTTCCCATCATCCTCTTTTTCAGTCTGAGATTCAAAAAGCTCCTCAGTTTGTGGTTCAGTGGCCACACCATCCTCTTCAATTTGAGACTCAGCCgcaccttcctcttcctcagattGAGACTTAGCCGCAGCATCCTCCTCATCAGTTTGAGATTCAGTTGCACCTTCCTGTTCTTCAGATTGAGAATTGGCCGCAGCATCCTCCTCATCAGTTTGAGATTCAGCcgcaccctcctcttcctcagactGAGACTTGGCCACAGCACCCTCTTCCTCAGTTTGAGATTCAGCcgcaccctcctcttcctcagattGAGACTTGGTCGCAGTGTCCTCCTCATCAGTTTGAGATTCAGCtgcaccctcctcttcctcagactGAGACTTGGCCGCAACACCCTCTTCATCAGTTTGAGAATCAGCCGCaggctcctcttcctcagattGAGAATCAGCCGCaggctcctcttcctcagattGAGattcagccacaggctcctctTCAGTTGGAAATCCAGCAGCCGATTCCTCTCTAACCAACTGTCTCTGCTCcacttcctccacctctctcatATCTCTCTGAATCTGAGACGCCATGACCGTGGGTTTGTCCTGCATTGCAACGATGGAAAAGTTGGAATCCATGGCATCAGGCTGGGCATAGAGGGCTGTGTTATGGTTGATGATGTCAGTGGTGATATCAGGTTCGCTGAGGTTGCTCAGGTGCAGGGTGAAACCCTCAGACGGGGCCGTCACATCGTGAGCCCACTCCACCGCccctgagagagagcgagcagggGGAAAACCATAGAGGAAAAACTAAGAATGTTAGTGATGAAATCAAAGACAGCCAACCCAATTGTTTCAACACATCCTACACTGTTTGTTCCTCCCAATCTGTAATGTGATACACTACCCCATCCCACCTGCTCTGTAATGTAGCTGAGCTGGAATTTAAAATCTACAATTACAGACAGGTCAGGAAGCAGCAGGGTATTTCTTTAGCATTGTCTATTCATAAGACAAATCTTCATTTTAAAAGCAAGTAATCGGTGCTCCCAGTGACTTGTATACCTTTAAACACAGAACAAAAAgggaaaagataaagaaaagaggaagaactTCATTCTACTAAGTAGTTCACTTACCAGGATCACTACCCATCTGCCT
Protein-coding regions in this window:
- the cenpt gene encoding uncharacterized protein cenpt, with amino-acid sequence MDSTEDLSARILLKNVLHTELPRTPVTRSSSQTQSSSSVRRSNRLSRKDAGAQTPQQILRKSLKHKIRESASRISLPQSKRKTISVVSRKTNTLTPATASLLCDDGVTPRHLLRNILRTEPETSLLVQEKVVSKKPQLPSANSSMSSNSSSAGLSGLDLPDVTVANPASTVKGLSRKRPRRSLNVTAFEKRLKHGNDVEKEGEESADDLSSLSSSLSSSATLSLKTPFVDVRTEKRGLQRKVPNRRIISVEEFGAGVHRRQMGSDPGAVEWAHDVTAPSEGFTLHLSNLSEPDITTDIINHNTALYAQPDAMDSNFSIVAMQDKPTVMASQIQRDMREVEEVEQRQLVREESAAGFPTEEEPVAESQSEEEEPAADSQSEEEEPAADSQTDEEGVAAKSQSEEEEGAAESQTDEEDTATKSQSEEEEGAAESQTEEEGAVAKSQSEEEEGAAESQTDEEDAAANSQSEEQEGATESQTDEEDAAAKSQSEEEEGAAESQIEEDGVATEPQTEELFESQTEKEDDGKQEAEDVEQPHDVEHISRRAHRSEAGLMPLTGPRATEAESKRHSDGDFHTSLDMGSSESSPPEVGIPDSASSSPQGNAQEDASRAEASPGIEKENSILLLADDAEDSVHLSGTSPEQDAAQGPADQEEEWEDEGDSDQSEELSMKTPAFVREKRIFSPRDPLTSPTNLKNIQASAAAESLAPAKPKRVTAVKTRPAKKEPGLPKSYLMGVFKHFAKTKVSPDVYPVLKEIMDKFFDRLAEDLEAYATHAKRKTIDVEDVELLLKRQGYVNDKVPVQVLIEKYLPMEYRKLLIPIATSGNVVIPKQRR